Proteins encoded by one window of Blautia faecicola:
- a CDS encoding LTA synthase family protein yields MKKINLKKPTRNQVIRICNLLSVPLQFLGCCVLYLVIEALSRHSLWEAWQYMTGSPLIFLYNAFLIFTTSLVVYLFKHRILARTIVGCFWFLLGCVNGFLLLNRVTPFTGPDLKLISDALRILNKYLSPGLVVAVLIGLGILVLFFIWMFRKGWKFQGKIRYWLNIPLILLGVAAFVLTSKLAIDNRLLSTYFGNIAYAYQDYGYPYCLAVTIFDTGISEPNGYSKALMEDIVDSEGEIKKTKEKNTDVNILFLQLETFIDPTEVNFLSFSEDPIPNFRKLSQEYSSGYYKVPAVGAGTANTEFESITGMSLHYFGAGEYPYKTILKETTCESAAYDLKKLGYSTHAIHNNEANFYGRRTVFSRLGFDTFTSEEYMPDISDTTPMGWVKDHILTDEIFKAMESTEGPDYVYTISVQGHGDYPTEPMLSDPEIKVTGAESEEKNNAWEYYVNQLHEMDQFVKELTDRLSEFDERVVLVMYGDHLPTMNLKVEDMKNRYLFQTKYVMWSNFDMKKKDKNIAAYQMAAEVFNRLGIHEGTVFNYHQTRKGTRNYQLDLQALQYDILYGKQYVYGGENPFAATQMQLGIYPATLERLESIGNGSYYVYGTNFTASSRLEINKELQETQYISPTQLLVQNVELADGDQVSVATQSNSSTKKVLSRTDYLTYNEDNGELMSQESYQAKKSAKAMIERLKEQHEKAQADEQADDGQTQEETTTEETTPELSLTPAPASTPES; encoded by the coding sequence ATGAAAAAAATCAATCTGAAAAAACCTACCCGCAATCAGGTGATTCGGATCTGTAACTTGTTGTCAGTACCCCTGCAGTTTCTGGGGTGCTGTGTACTGTATCTGGTAATCGAGGCGCTTTCCCGTCATTCCCTCTGGGAAGCCTGGCAGTATATGACCGGAAGTCCTCTGATCTTTTTATACAATGCATTTTTAATTTTTACCACAAGCCTTGTGGTATATCTGTTTAAACATAGAATCCTTGCCAGAACTATCGTGGGATGTTTCTGGTTTCTCCTGGGATGTGTGAACGGATTTTTGCTGTTAAACCGTGTAACACCATTTACCGGACCGGATCTGAAACTGATCAGTGATGCTCTTCGGATCCTGAACAAGTATCTGTCACCGGGGCTGGTAGTGGCAGTACTGATCGGACTTGGGATCCTGGTGTTATTCTTCATCTGGATGTTCCGGAAAGGATGGAAGTTTCAGGGAAAGATCCGTTACTGGCTGAATATCCCGTTAATTCTTCTTGGTGTGGCAGCTTTTGTACTGACCAGTAAGCTGGCGATCGATAACCGGCTGTTATCGACGTACTTTGGAAATATCGCTTATGCGTACCAGGATTACGGATATCCGTACTGTCTGGCAGTTACGATCTTTGATACCGGTATCAGTGAGCCGAACGGATATTCCAAGGCACTGATGGAAGATATCGTGGACAGCGAAGGAGAGATCAAGAAGACCAAGGAAAAGAACACGGATGTCAATATCCTGTTTTTACAGCTGGAGACATTCATTGATCCGACAGAAGTAAATTTCCTTTCGTTTTCAGAAGATCCGATTCCGAATTTCAGAAAACTGAGCCAGGAATACTCGTCCGGGTATTATAAAGTGCCAGCAGTAGGCGCGGGTACCGCCAATACAGAGTTCGAGTCGATCACAGGTATGAGCCTGCATTACTTCGGGGCCGGAGAGTATCCATATAAGACGATCCTGAAAGAGACGACCTGTGAGAGTGCAGCGTATGATCTGAAAAAACTGGGATACAGCACCCATGCGATTCATAACAATGAGGCAAACTTCTACGGAAGAAGAACTGTATTTTCCAGACTGGGATTTGATACATTCACGTCAGAAGAATACATGCCGGATATCAGCGATACGACACCGATGGGCTGGGTAAAAGACCACATTCTGACCGATGAGATCTTTAAAGCTATGGAATCCACAGAAGGGCCGGACTATGTGTACACGATTTCTGTGCAGGGACATGGAGATTATCCGACGGAACCGATGCTTTCGGATCCGGAGATCAAGGTGACCGGCGCGGAGTCTGAAGAGAAAAACAATGCATGGGAATATTATGTAAATCAGCTTCACGAGATGGATCAGTTTGTAAAAGAACTGACGGACCGTCTGTCAGAGTTTGATGAACGCGTGGTTCTGGTAATGTACGGAGATCATCTTCCTACGATGAATCTGAAAGTGGAAGATATGAAAAACCGCTATCTTTTCCAGACAAAATACGTTATGTGGAGTAACTTCGACATGAAAAAGAAAGATAAGAACATTGCCGCTTATCAGATGGCAGCAGAGGTGTTCAACCGTCTTGGCATCCACGAAGGAACGGTCTTCAACTATCATCAGACCAGAAAAGGAACCAGAAATTATCAGCTGGATCTGCAGGCACTGCAGTACGATATCCTGTACGGAAAACAGTATGTCTACGGCGGAGAAAATCCATTTGCGGCAACACAGATGCAGCTGGGTATCTATCCGGCGACACTGGAACGGCTGGAGTCCATCGGAAACGGCAGTTACTATGTCTACGGAACCAATTTTACGGCGTCGAGCAGGCTGGAGATCAACAAAGAACTGCAGGAGACGCAGTACATCAGTCCGACGCAGCTTCTGGTGCAGAATGTAGAACTGGCGGACGGCGACCAGGTATCGGTTGCGACACAGAGTAACAGTTCCACGAAAAAGGTACTGTCACGGACGGATTATCTGACCTATAACGAAGATAATGGCGAGCTGATGTCGCAGGAAAGTTATCAGGCGAAAAAGTCGGCAAAAGCGATGATTGAGCGGCTGAAAGAACAGCACGAGAAAGCACAGGCGGATGAGCAGGCAGATGACGGACAGACACAGGAAGAGACGACAACGGAGGAAACAACCCCGGAACTGTCTCTGACTCCGGCACCGGCATCCACCCCGGAATCCTGA